In Pleurocapsa sp. PCC 7319, the following are encoded in one genomic region:
- a CDS encoding DUF5615 family PIN-like protein, whose product MSRICLYLDEDTIKNALVKALRNADLDVMTVADIGMLGYSDEEQLIWSTEQKRVIYSFNIGDFCRLHHDYMIQGKTHTGIILAPQQRYSIGQQVTGLLKLVTAISAEDMTNQLIFLNSYLKN is encoded by the coding sequence GTGAGCCGAATTTGCCTTTATCTAGATGAAGATACGATTAAAAATGCATTAGTTAAAGCTCTGCGAAATGCCGATCTCGATGTTATGACTGTAGCTGATATAGGGATGTTGGGCTATTCCGATGAAGAACAATTAATCTGGTCAACAGAACAGAAACGAGTGATTTACAGTTTCAATATCGGCGATTTTTGTAGATTACATCACGATTATATGATTCAAGGCAAAACTCATACGGGAATTATTCTGGCACCACAACAGCGATATTCAATTGGTCAACAGGTAACAGGATTGCTCAAGTTAGTAACTGCTATATCCGCTGAAGATATGACAAATCAACTGATATTTTTAAATTCTTATTTGAAAAATTAG